The following nucleotide sequence is from Podospora bellae-mahoneyi strain CBS 112042 chromosome 1 map unlocalized CBS112042p_1, whole genome shotgun sequence.
GGGCGTGCCGAAGGAGTTGctggaggccaagaagctggagctcTTGCAGGAAAagagggagcaggaggaggcgaggcaGAAGAGAGAGGATAGTGAGAATCAGAGGAGGGATAGCTTTCagagggggtttggtgggaggggtgatAGAGctgagagagggagaggtgctGGGGGGccgaggggagggggtagaCTGGGAGGTGATTCTTGGAGAGGTCCAGGTGGGAGGGACGACAACAGAGATCGGCCTTTTGggaggggcagaggaggtgatgagagACGGTCGAGGTCGCCGCCGAGATACCGTGACcgtgggggaagaggaggactgAGGGGTGGCTTGAGGGATTCATATGTCCCAGGCGGACGGGGTAGTTCACCGCTCCGTCGTGGcggaagggggatgggagaTAGGCGGGATGATAGGCGGAGAAGGTCCAGGTCGCGCTCACGGTCGCCTTCTGTGCGCTCGGCTTCGTCCCGGTCTCGGTCTAGATCTCGATCTCTCTCTCGCAGCCCTAGtgtggatgggaagagaCGGTCCTATTCGCGATCGGCTAGTCCCCCTCGTCGACGCCGTCGTTCTCGCTCACCACTTCCCTACAGGGATACAGTCAAAAGACGCCGCTCCCCTGCCCGGGATGCCGACCGCCGTAGCCGGTCCCGATCAGTAGCATCCGACCGCGGCTCACCTTCCCCAAAGCGTCGCCGTTATTCTCCATCTAGCAGCcggagcagaagcagaagcagaagcagaagcagaagcaggagcCGCACCCGCAGCCGCTCTCGCAGTCTAACACGCAGTCCATCCAAGACCCGAAACCGGCGGTACAGTCGATCTTCTTCTTATTCTTCCGGATCCTCTCGCTACTCCCGATCTCTTAgtcgaagccgaagccgaagccctccccccaggcGGTCAAGAGGTGGAAGCAGGAGTGTCTCCCCCGACATCAAGCGACATCGGAGTAGGAGCCGCTCTCGCAGTACGGGCCGTAGCATTAGTCCTGCTAGCTCCTACGGACGACGCCGATCCCGTTCCCGCTCTCCACGTCGTCGATCTCGTGATAGAAAACGTAGCCGCAGTGGTTCGAGGGAtagaagaggaggacgaagcaGGGCCTCTTCTGCATCTTCACAATTTTCCAAGCGGGACAGATCGGCTGATGGTTCAGGAGCTGAAGACAGACCCCCTAAAGCCCACCATGACGATGCGGCGGTGTCGAGCCAAGATCAGGTATGTTCCCTGAAGTTTCCAAGTATTTGCAAGATATGATGGCTAACTATTGCTTATGCTACAGGAGTCCAAAATCGACACTGAGCAgcgggagaaggagctcaaggagaagatcaagcagATGAGATCCTCATGAAGTAGTGACGTGGTTGAGGCTAACGGTGCTTGAAGCTGTTTATCACTTATTCATTCGTTCATTGAACCAcatcaaagaaaaaaaaaagaaaaaaaaacaggaaGGACATTAGCATGGCTTTGGGAGACTCGCGTTTCGAGGCGTTGAGGTTTGGAAGGCGGCTCTGTGAGGACtacaaacccccaaaataTTGTCTTGACTTGTTTATCTGAGCATATTTTTAGTAGCCTCTGTGTGGATCGCGTAGTAAAATGATAGCTGTGGTAATATAGTGGCAAGGACGTATACTTGAAATTTGTGTTGGGTGATGAAGTTCTGAGTGGTTCCTTCCCAGGATAtaggtacctacctggtTTGCGGTGGAAAGTCACTGCCCGGATCATCACAGCTTGGGCGTTGGTGTGGTCTGATGAGAGATAATTGAAGTCGTGACTGCCTCCTATGTATCTTCCTGTGACGTGCAGAGTGGGTGGGGGGCACCTTCCCCCACTCGAAATTACAAGTTCAAGCAGGAGGCAGAGCTTCCAAGGTTgaaagaaggaaagaagaTGGGAGTTGCATGCTCTGAGATAAAAGACCAGCTCCAGGATTGGTTGAGAAGCAACCCAATTCAATCCAAGTATCATCACTTGCTAACCGGCTTTTATAACTTCAGCATTCTTTTTGCTACAGTCCATTCTTGCTTGTCTTGACATCCTTTCGATTTACACGATATGGACTTTATGGCCTTCTGGAGGACCGTCTGGGACAGAGTGGACATCATCGTGGACATCATCAATATCGGCTTTTGGCATCCAATTCGGCCTGCAGTACTCCGTATCAAGACCgatttgtttgttttccAAAAGTTCATCGCTCGCCGGTCCTGGCAGGCTATCAGGTGGTCCTGGAGAAGGGCCTGGGAGTGGTTCTGGGAAGTCGCGGAGGCGATCTTGACGGCTTGGTCGTACGTGTTTCTTAGTTCGACTATCGGTGTTGCCTTTTTCAGCTGTGTTATCTGTTGGATGGTATTCGGTTTTGATTTGCGGAGAGTCGTGGATTCAGTGTTGCCCCGAGCACGGCTGCTCCCCCCGCCGTCCTACACACCGTTACTCATGCCCGCACTCTAATTCGACCACGCACTGCAACCACTAAGGGCTTCATCCCGGTCCACTGAGGCGCCAACAAGGTAAGAGGCCCTAGACTCGGTACCGCGACATGTTCAGGCCCGAGTTCTTGACTGACGCATTTTTAGACCAGAGAGGAAACAATCACTTTGCACGCGCACCACACCCCACGTTTACGCACCCACTCACTTTACACCAATTCAACGCGCTTTTTCTGCATCTCTCGACGCGTCTTTCGTCATCATACCACCTGCTTAACAACCAGTCATGGCAACGGAGAATACAACATCTTCgaatggaggagggggaggcggagctGCTACACCAAAACCTGTGGGGAATAACGCGACCGCGGGGGGGCATCAGAACACACCTGTTAAGAACGAGTCGTCTGCCGCAAatggaggagggcagcagTCGCAACAGTCACAGCaagcgcagcagcagcagcagcagcaacaacaacaacaacaacaacaacaacagcagcagcagcagcagcaacagcaccagcaccagcagcaacaggcggCGGCTGCAGCGGCGGCTGGAATCCCCTATTACGAGAAACAACGAGCGCAGCTTAAGGAGTtgttggcgaagaggagggcgCTGGATAAGAGACTTGTGGGTTTGACCCTTTCTTTCTGGAGTGACTGTGGGCAGGGGGCTAACGGGCATTGATGTAAACAGGCCGCTCAAGAAGAACACATTTTCCAAAAGGAGACGGAGTACCTCGAATCAACGCCGCACGGAAACATCATCATTGGGTTCGACAACTATGCcaagggaggaggcggcgctgGGCAGGGACCAGGCGCTCCTTCGTCTTCTGCTGCGAGGAGaaagggcggtggtggaggtggtggtgggatgcaAGGGGGGGTCTTGAATGATGCCAACAGGGTCTTTTCTCGTAGTTCGATTTCGTACAATCTGGCGGCACAGGCTCAGTTGGCTCAACAGCAGGCTGCCGAGGGTGTCACACCGGGTAGTACGCCAGGGCCTACGCCGATCAGTGGGAGTTTTGCTGGAGGAGACAGTTCAAAGGTTGGGACACCTACTAGtgctgggggtgggaatgggggggggagtaaggcggggaagaaggggagcaGTAAAAGGCCAGTAGGAAGAGGGGCGGCGGGTGATGGGGACGGAGATAGTGAGACTGATTCCCGTGATGCTAAGAAAATTAGGACTGGTTttggggcggggaggaagtgAGATCacttgaagaaggtggtgatgagcagGGGCGGTGTTGTACCAACATGGAAGTTGTGATTTTATGGTAGGATGGATGGGAGCGAATGGCATGATACCAATggcgtttcttttttttcttcttttttttctggccATGAGGTATGACCTCCAGATGCATATGGCGTTTAGACTGGCGGTGTTGACGGCATTCTTGTACGAGTAGTTTTATGGCAGTTGTCTGAACAAAACAGGATTGTATCTTGTCTGGAGGATCAAGTTTGTGTCGGACAGACTTTTCACGGGGATTAAAGGTTGCTTTGCATATGCTGGACGGGAGGTTTCCTATCCAGCACCGGGAATAAGGGCTGGAATGTTGCAATGGGGCCCGGAAGGCTcggatgtcgaggttgggAAGATGGCGAGATGTTTTGTCTCCTGCCGGATCTGGAAGTCCTGATGCTTACACCACTGGCATGTCGTGCCATGGTTCTTCCAACCATAGGCGGTGATTAGCGCCTTTGTGGATTGAATCTTGGACGTGAACGGGTTGCTGctaggggggatgggggaatGGATTTAAAGAGTGAGAAGTGCTTCTCCCGATGACATTACTCTCATCAGTCTTGAGATTTTCTTTTCATTTATCTGCCAGATTTTTTACGTCAGAGATGGGGGAAGCTCAAGACCCAAGGTGGGACGGATACaacgatggcgatgggagtggtggtgaagaagctctagcagcagccgcaggTCTTAGCTGTTTCTCAATGCGGGGTTGttcaggggaggggaagcaccttgatggttgtggtggtgctggtgctgcccCTCACTTGGACggcaccaacagcaccaccgccattgTTGTCTTTGAGC
It contains:
- a CDS encoding uncharacterized protein (EggNog:ENOG503NZ5R; COG:A), whose translation is MATGVDAKLLKSTKFPPEFNQKVDMTKVNLQVMKKWIAGRITEILANEDDVVIELVFNLIESSRHPDIKALQIQLTGFLDKDTPGFCKEMWGLLLSAQDSPQGVPKELLEAKKLELLQEKREQEEARQKREDSENQRRDSFQRGFGGRGDRAERGRGAGGPRGGGRLGGDSWRGPGGRDDNRDRPFGRGRGGDERRSRSPPRYRDRGGRGGLRGGLRDSYVPGGRGSSPLRRGGRGMGDRRDDRRRRSRSRSRSPSVRSASSRSRSRSRSLSRSPSVDGKRRSYSRSASPPRRRRRSRSPLPYRDTVKRRRSPARDADRRSRSRSVASDRGSPSPKRRRYSPSSSRSRSRSRSRSRSRSRTRSRSRSLTRSPSKTRNRRYSRSSSYSSGSSRYSRSLSRSRSRSPPPRRSRGGSRSVSPDIKRHRSRSRSRSTGRSISPASSYGRRRSRSRSPRRRSRDRKRSRSGSRDRRGGRSRASSASSQFSKRDRSADGSGAEDRPPKAHHDDAAVSSQDQESKIDTEQREKELKEKIKQMRSS
- the EAF6 gene encoding chromatin modification-related protein eaf6 (BUSCO:EOG092658WS; EggNog:ENOG503Q3I8; COG:K), with the translated sequence MATENTTSSNGGGGGGAATPKPVGNNATAGGHQNTPVKNESSAANGGGQQSQQSQQAQQQQQQQQQQQQQQQQQQQQQQQHQHQQQQAAAAAAAGIPYYEKQRAQLKELLAKRRALDKRLAAQEEHIFQKETEYLESTPHGNIIIGFDNYAKGGGGAGQGPGAPSSSAARRKGGGGGGGGMQGGVLNDANRVFSRSSISYNLAAQAQLAQQQAAEGVTPGSTPGPTPISGSFAGGDSSKVGTPTSAGGGNGGGSKAGKKGSSKRPVGRGAAGDGDGDSETDSRDAKKIRTGFGAGRK